The genomic window GCGAGCACCACGTCGGCCTCGGCGATCATGTCCCACCCGGCCTGGGTGCACAGCGTGGCGCCCGCGGACAGCGGCGCTTCCGGCGCCAGCAGGCCCTTGCCGGCGACGCTGGTGAACAGCGGCGCGGCCAGGCGTTCGCTCAGCGCGGCCAGGGCGTCGGCGGCATGCAGCGCGCCGCCGCCAGCGATGATCATCGGGCGCTGGGCGGCCTGGAGTTTATCCACAGCCTGCTTGAGCGCATCGGCGCTGGGCTGGCCACGGCCGGCGCGACGCACCACGTCGCGGGTCCAGTCGCGGGCGACGGGGTTGGCCAGCACGTCCAGCGGCACGGAGATGTGCACCGGGCGCGGGCGCTCGCTGTCGAACACGGCGTAGGCGCGGGCGATCAGTTCGGGCAGGTCCTCGGCGCTCAGAGCGACGGCCGAGAACGCGGTGATCGGCGCGGTCATGGCGCGCTGGTCCTGGGTCTCGTGCAGGCAGCCCCAGCCCTTGCCCAGGCTGGCGGTGTGGTTGACGCTGGAGATCACCAGCATCGGGATGGAGTCGGCGTAGGCCTGGCCGATGGCGGTGGCGGCGTTGGTCACCCCCGGGCCGGTGATGATGAAGGCCACGCCGGGCTTGCCGCTGACCCGCGCATAGCCGTCGGCCATGAAGCCGGCGCCCTGCTCGTGGCGGGTCAGCACGTGGCGGATGCCGCTGCCGGGCAGGCCGCGGTACAGCTCCAGGGTGTGCACGCCGGGAATGCCGAACACGGTGTCGACGCCGTAGTTGGCCAGCAGGCGCACCAGGGCCTGGCCGCCGGTGAGGGTTTTCTCGTTGTGCATGAACGATCTCCCGAAGTGTTCTTCGGCGGATAACCGCGAGCGGTTATTCGCCCTACTCGTTGGGGCCCACGCCGACTACCCGGCGTGCGCCGCTTTTGCTTTTCGTAGGAGCGAGCTTGCTCGCGAACCGAGCCCCAAAGCGGGGGGTGTTCGCGAGCAAGCTCGCTCCTATAGGTGCGTTTCATTCGGCGGTACGGATCAGCGCATCCACCGCCACGGCGCCGTCGGCGTCCGCCAGCAGCGGGTTGACGTCCAGTTCTAGCAGGGTGTCCACGTGCTCGCAGGCGTAGTCGGCGACCGCGCGGATGGCTTCCACCAGCGCGTCCAGATTCACCGCCGGGCGACCGCGGAAGCCGGTGAGCAGCGGCGCGCTGCGCAGGCTCAGCAGGGCATCGCGGATCGCCGCGTCGGTGGTCGGCAGCAGCAGGCTGCGGCTGTCCTTGAGCAGCTCGACGAGGATGCCGCCGGCGCCCAGCACCAGCGCCAGGCCGAAGCCGTTCTCGCGCTTGATGCCGACGATCAGCTCGGCCAGCGGCGGGTTGGCCATGCGCTCCAGCAGCACCTGGTCGAAGGACACGCCGGATGCGTGGCGGGTGATGTTCTCGCGCATGTCGAACAGCGCCGCTTCCAGCGCCGCCTCGTTGCGCAGGTTGAGCGCCACGCCGCCGGCCTCGGTCTTGTGCGGCAATTGCGCGCTGACCACTTTCAGCGCCAGCGGGAAGCCGACGTCGGCCGCCGCCTCGCGGGCTTGCGTCGGGGTGCTCAGGGCGGCGCGCGGCAGTGGCAGGCCAAAAGGTTTCAGCGCCTGCTTGGACTGCCACTCGTCCAGCAGCCGGCCGTCGCCGTCCAGCGCCTGCGGGCAGAGCGGCACCAGCGCGGCTTCGCCACGGGCCAGCAGCGCGTCGCGGCGCTGGCGGTAGTGGGCGATGCGGCCCCAGGCGGCGAGGCCGTCTTCGACCCCTTGCAGCGCGGCGACGCCACGGGCATGCAGCAGTTCGCGGGCATGTTCGGGCAGCAGCTCGGGCAGCGCGGAGGCGATGAAACCGACCTTGCCGTGGCGCTCCAGCGCGGCACAGTAGAG from Pseudomonas sp. GCEP-101 includes these protein-coding regions:
- a CDS encoding 5-guanidino-2-oxopentanoate decarboxylase; amino-acid sequence: MHNEKTLTGGQALVRLLANYGVDTVFGIPGVHTLELYRGLPGSGIRHVLTRHEQGAGFMADGYARVSGKPGVAFIITGPGVTNAATAIGQAYADSIPMLVISSVNHTASLGKGWGCLHETQDQRAMTAPITAFSAVALSAEDLPELIARAYAVFDSERPRPVHISVPLDVLANPVARDWTRDVVRRAGRGQPSADALKQAVDKLQAAQRPMIIAGGGALHAADALAALSERLAAPLFTSVAGKGLLAPEAPLSAGATLCTQAGWDMIAEADVVLAIGTEMADTDYWRDRLPISGEVIRVDIDSRKFNDFYPSAVALLGDSRATAEALLAALPSATRDAAKAQSRIAELRAQIDAGHAPLQRIHQSILERIAKVLPDNAFIASDMTQLAYTANYLYPSQAPRGWLHPTGYGTLGYGVPAGIGAKFGAPERPGLVLVGDGGFLYTAQELATATEELDSPLVVLLWNNDALGQIRDDMIGLDIEPIGVLPRNPDFALLGRAYGCEMRQPQSLDELERDLRAGFAHPGVTLIELKHACAR